A region of the Massilia sp. erpn genome:
GCACCTCCCCTTCCCGGCACTGGGCCACCTGAAGGCCAGCGGCAAAGGCTATACCTTCATTCCGGTGAACTACTCCGTGCCACGCTAAGCGGCTCCTGGCGTCACATCTGCCGGAAGTGATGCAGGTAGCTGCGGCTGACCGGCAAGACCTCCTTGCGTCCGCGCAGATGCAGTTCGGCGGTTTCGTTCACGCCGCGCACGACTTCAGTCACATAGCCGAGGTTCACGATGGCGGAACGATGAATTTGCACGAAGCGCTCGGGATCGAGTTCCTCCGCCAGTTCGCGGATGCTCTTGCGTATCAGCGCTTCGCCTTCATCCCACGCCACCAGGGTATATTTTTCCTCGGCGCGCAGAAAGCTGATCTGCTCGACCGGTATCAGCCGCACGCTATTGCCGACCGATGCCTTGATCCATTGCAGCCAGCGCCGCGGCGGGATGCGCTGTTCCAGCCTTCCCGCCAGCAGGTCCAGCGCCGCATCCAACGCCTGGTTGGCCTGGAACGGTGCCGTCAGCTGGCGCTGCAAACGCTGCACCGTATCGGCAAGGCGTTCCGCATCGATAGGCTTGACGAGATAGTCGATGGCGCCTTGCTCGAATGCCTGTAGCGCATACTGCTCGTAAGCAGTAACGAAGACCAGGTGCGCGCGGCGC
Encoded here:
- a CDS encoding LytTR family DNA-binding domain-containing protein, with amino-acid sequence MTPISALIADDEPLLRERLRSHLAQLWPELHLTGDARNGAEALELFEQFQPQIVFLDIHMPGLNGIETAKALARRAHLVFVTAYEQYALQAFEQGAIDYLVKPIDAERLADTVQRLQRQLTAPFQANQALDAALDLLAGRLEQRIPPRRWLQWIKASVGNSVRLIPVEQISFLRAEEKYTLVAWDEGEALIRKSIRELAEELDPERFVQIHRSAIVNLGYVTEVVRGVNETAELHLRGRKEVLPVSRSYLHHFRQM